A part of Campylobacter ureolyticus ACS-301-V-Sch3b genomic DNA contains:
- a CDS encoding TrbG/VirB9 family P-type conjugative transfer protein, producing MKNLIKFSLIAMFALNLNANNNDAGLSQAQMDEIRAIMKQTQELANEQQGMGESIFNDKEKDINKNIRSNFKINPLGMRGEETQPNIESFHNSQDSFNANMEVIDFSKEELELMQGAMRNQDLKALQKKFHSKKYSGYENTKTIPYTPNKTHKIRTRQAMATTLIFESDIDNFILGDQKGFKIAQIPSKANAIAIIPQLIGIDTSLTIFTNDGKIHTFYLFSTDYKNVNDPSFVIKIEDEEAKKIKLAKQEAINKEYKIIKDGIAEVKVKKSDIYSGYTQKAKEENEWLLSAEIFDDKKFTYFKYSKDEMPQIPAIFAVIDKQDSPVETRIVGDYIIAETTNPKFTIKSGNSYVCVNRQPKQAEIQRREERKNLNIENKKETIKNNNKIIKNKKEKQEHEAVKKLRGI from the coding sequence ATGAAAAATTTAATTAAATTTTCACTAATTGCAATGTTTGCTTTAAATTTAAATGCAAACAATAACGATGCTGGATTAAGCCAAGCACAAATGGATGAAATAAGAGCCATTATGAAGCAAACCCAAGAATTAGCAAACGAGCAACAAGGAATGGGCGAAAGCATATTTAACGATAAAGAAAAAGATATAAACAAAAATATAAGATCGAATTTTAAAATAAATCCACTTGGGATGCGTGGAGAAGAAACACAACCAAATATAGAAAGTTTTCACAATTCACAAGATAGCTTTAATGCAAATATGGAAGTAATAGATTTTAGCAAAGAAGAGCTAGAGCTAATGCAAGGAGCTATGAGAAATCAAGATTTAAAAGCATTACAGAAAAAATTTCACTCAAAAAAATATAGTGGTTATGAAAACACTAAAACAATACCCTACACCCCAAATAAAACACATAAAATAAGAACTCGTCAAGCAATGGCTACAACTTTAATATTTGAAAGCGATATAGATAATTTTATACTAGGAGACCAAAAAGGCTTTAAAATAGCACAAATTCCAAGCAAGGCAAATGCTATAGCCATAATTCCACAATTAATTGGAATAGATACAAGCTTAACCATTTTTACAAATGATGGAAAAATTCATACTTTTTATCTTTTTTCAACAGACTATAAAAATGTAAATGATCCAAGTTTTGTGATAAAAATAGAAGATGAAGAAGCAAAAAAAATAAAACTAGCAAAACAAGAAGCAATCAATAAAGAATATAAAATAATAAAAGATGGCATTGCAGAAGTAAAAGTCAAAAAAAGCGATATTTATAGTGGATACACTCAAAAAGCAAAAGAAGAAAATGAATGGCTTTTATCAGCTGAAATATTTGACGATAAAAAATTTACATATTTTAAATACTCAAAAGATGAAATGCCACAAATTCCAGCAATTTTTGCAGTAATTGATAAACAAGATAGTCCAGTAGAAACAAGAATAGTAGGAGATTACATCATAGCAGAAACTACAAATCCAAAATTTACAATTAAAAGTGGAAATAGTTATGTGTGTGTAAATAGGCAACCAAAACAAGCTGAAATTCAAAGAAGAGAAGAAAGAAAGAATTTAAATATAGAAAACAAAAAAGAAACAATAAAAAACAATAATAAAATAATAAAAAATAAAAAAGAAAAACAAGAACACGAAGCTGTAAAAAAATTAAGGGGAATATAA
- a CDS encoding type IV secretion system protein codes for MAFEDKKVDPNFIFKTERTIKAYMFYIIIVLSVVSISLSVALIFLTPLKETKPVLLKFSEADARFVTIDDTDLNVRNSEELLKSILAGYVKNREMINRIDDIERYNEIRTQSSRQVWEAFQNLVANPNSIYTAKNYFRDIQILNVSLLSSSVATIDFQAEITNAGRTEVSYKKYRSALEYDFITDGNTYADVMKNPTGFIVNKYQVTQILDEKVKNEKFN; via the coding sequence ATGGCATTTGAAGATAAAAAAGTAGATCCAAATTTCATCTTTAAAACAGAAAGAACGATAAAAGCTTATATGTTTTACATAATAATAGTACTTTCAGTGGTTAGTATAAGCTTATCAGTAGCATTGATTTTTTTAACACCTTTAAAAGAAACAAAACCTGTGCTTTTAAAATTTTCAGAAGCTGATGCAAGATTTGTGACGATAGATGATACGGATTTAAATGTTAGAAATAGTGAAGAGCTTTTAAAAAGCATTCTTGCAGGTTATGTAAAAAATAGAGAAATGATAAATAGAATTGATGATATAGAAAGATACAACGAAATAAGAACGCAAAGCAGTCGTCAAGTATGGGAAGCATTTCAAAATTTAGTAGCAAATCCAAATTCAATCTACACAGCAAAAAATTACTTCAGAGATATACAGATTTTAAATGTCTCTCTTTTGAGTAGTAGTGTCGCAACAATTGACTTTCAAGCAGAAATCACAAATGCAGGAAGAACAGAAGTAAGTTATAAAAAATATAGAAGTGCATTGGAATATGACTTTATAACAGATGGAAACACATATGCAGATGTAATGAAAAATCCAACTGGCTTCATTGTAAATAAATATCAAGTTACACAAATACTTGATGAAAAGGTAAAAAATGAAAAATTTAATTAA